The following proteins are encoded in a genomic region of Bosea beijingensis:
- a CDS encoding LysR family transcriptional regulator: MRYTFGQAEAFYWVARLGGFRAAALHLNLSQPTVSLRIKELERTLGGELFDRSLYRPMPTTLGNAIYADVERMLAHAEQVQRHSKEGLRGRSLLRIGAADSFAAAILPDLLAQLALRHAELQVDVTVDFSTKLEQLLLDRSIDIAFLSQPRAHEGVTIVPLWLIDLVWVVGERLAFPGNVATPENLVDLPIFTNSSPSGLFTTIQMWFGAHGLKPRRLNTCNPLTVIARLASAGTGAAMIPREMIHLSGEKLALRVLEARPAIPSHNLCAMWWNNESADECSYLANLATEIAKVTR, from the coding sequence ATGCGCTATACCTTCGGTCAGGCGGAAGCGTTCTACTGGGTGGCCCGGCTGGGCGGTTTCCGCGCCGCCGCCCTGCATCTCAACCTGTCGCAGCCGACGGTCAGCCTGCGGATCAAGGAACTCGAACGCACCTTGGGCGGCGAATTGTTCGACCGTTCGCTATATCGGCCGATGCCGACGACGCTGGGCAACGCAATCTATGCCGATGTCGAGCGCATGCTGGCCCATGCCGAGCAGGTCCAGCGCCACAGCAAGGAAGGGCTGCGCGGCAGGAGCCTGCTGCGTATCGGCGCCGCCGATTCCTTCGCCGCCGCCATCCTGCCCGATCTGCTTGCCCAGTTGGCGCTCCGCCATGCCGAATTGCAGGTCGACGTCACCGTCGATTTCAGCACGAAGCTGGAGCAACTATTGCTCGACCGCTCCATCGACATCGCCTTCCTGTCGCAACCTCGGGCGCATGAGGGTGTCACCATCGTTCCGCTCTGGCTGATCGATCTCGTCTGGGTGGTGGGCGAGCGGCTTGCCTTCCCCGGCAACGTCGCGACGCCCGAAAACCTCGTCGACCTGCCGATCTTCACCAACAGCTCGCCATCGGGCCTGTTCACCACCATCCAGATGTGGTTCGGCGCGCATGGCCTGAAGCCGCGCCGCCTCAACACCTGCAATCCGTTGACCGTCATCGCCCGCCTCGCCAGCGCCGGCACCGGCGCGGCGATGATTCCGCGCGAGATGATCCATCTCTCTGGAGAGAAGCTGGCATTGCGCGTGCTGGAGGCGCGTCCGGCGATCCCATCGCATAACCTGTGCGCGATGTGGTGGAATAACGAGTCTGCCGATGAATGCAGCTACCTTGCCAATCTCGCGACTGAGATCGCGAAGGTGACGCGGTAA